GGAGTTTCTAAGGTATGTGGAAAAAACCGCCATGACCAAATCTTATAAAATTCCTACAATAGGTGCTCTAATAGAGGGAGAACACATTTTGAAAGAAGTACCCTTATCGAAAGTGGGACAAAAGTTTATGACCTTTTACAAGCATAATCCTTTACATCAGAAAGATCTAAACGACAAAAGTAATAAGGATTGGTGGACTTGGGATGTAGAAAAATTTACTAAGTTGGCGAGGAAGAACCCTATACATTTTTTAAGCAAGGGAAGATTTTTTAATTATGATGAGATTAATAAAGTATTCTTTCTGTCTTCTGAGATAGAGCCTTATTTAAGCCCTGACCTAGCTAGGCACGTAAAAGATATATTAGAATATAGGCGGATAGATTACTTTCGTAAGAGATTTAAGGAGGATGTTTAATTTGGATAGTTGTATTTTTTGTAGTGAGCCCGAAACGGAAATTGTTGCTGAAAACGATTTAGCGAGGGCTTTTTATGACAAATACCCTGTAAATGAAGGACATGTTTTAATTGTCCCTAAGCGGCATGTTGAAACGCTTTTCGAAGCCACCCTAGAAGAACTAGACGCAATTAATCGCTTGTTGTTTAAAGTTAAAGATAAACTTGATAAAAAGTTTAACCCTGATGGATATAATGTTGGGGTGAATGTGGGCAGGGCTGCCGGGCAAACAATCTTCCATCTTCACTACCATGTCATACCACGGTATCTCGGTGACGTTAAAGACCCTAGAGGAGGAATCCGAAAAATTAAAAAGAGCGTTATACCCTATTTGGCCGAGGGGGAAGAAAATTGACAATTGTGTATAACAAGTTAGTTAGGGACAGGATACCTGAGATTATAGAAAAAGACGGTAAAAAACCGGTAATTTCTAGAATACGGGACAAAAAAACGCTGAAAGAGATGTTAGTTTCTAAATTAAAAGAGGAAGTTGAGGAATACTGTTTATCCTTAGAGCTTACGGAATTAGCTGATATTTTGGAAGTTATCCGTGCTTTGGTACATAATATACATAATATTAAATTTTCAGATGTAGAGAAGCTGAGGGAAGAAAAAGAAAGGGAACGCGGTGGATTTAACGAAGGGATAATTCTGGAAAAGGTGGTTGATGATTGACACATGAAAAAACAGAATTTTTTAGACATAACATACCAGTTGTTTAACACATGATAAGATTGCCGAGTAAGT
This genomic interval from Calderihabitans maritimus contains the following:
- a CDS encoding HIT family protein, which translates into the protein MDSCIFCSEPETEIVAENDLARAFYDKYPVNEGHVLIVPKRHVETLFEATLEELDAINRLLFKVKDKLDKKFNPDGYNVGVNVGRAAGQTIFHLHYHVIPRYLGDVKDPRGGIRKIKKSVIPYLAEGEEN
- a CDS encoding phosphoribosyl-ATP pyrophosphohydrolase; amino-acid sequence: MYNKLVRDRIPEIIEKDGKKPVISRIRDKKTLKEMLVSKLKEEVEEYCLSLELTELADILEVIRALVHNIHNIKFSDVEKLREEKERERGGFNEGIILEKVVDD